The Gemmatimonadaceae bacterium genome includes the window AAGTGCAGGTGCGGACCCGCTGCCTCCGCGTCCCCGGAATCGCCCACGTAGCCCACCACGTCACCAGCCAATACCCGATCGCCGTTCTTCAAACCCCGCGCGTAGGCGTATCGCGGCGGCGCGTCGTTGTCCCGCGTGCCCGGATCGTCATTATTGAGATGCGCGTAGAAATACAGGTTGCCGTCATCGCCGCGCAGCAGCAGCTCGTAGCCTTTCCCTTTTTTCGGACGACTGGTCGAGATCCAGTCCACCGTGCCGTCCACGGCCGCCAGGATCGGCGTCCATCGCGGAACGAACATGTCCTGGCCCTTGTGACTCCGCTTGCCACCGTCGCGCGGATCGCCGAACCCGCTCGTGAAACGCACCGAGTCGGCCGCAAGGGGAAACGTGATCGGGACAATCTGCTCGCGCGGCGCGCCGGCACGTCCACCTCCCGCGGTCGCACACGCAGTGAGCACAAAGACAACGGCGAGCCGTACGAGCCTCGCCGTTTGGATCCCCAGCCGCGACACCATTCGCCTTACGGCTGCGGCTTGCTCGTCGAGCCGGCAGGTGCAGGATTCGAGAAGTCGACCTTCGGCACTTCTCGCGCTCCCGGATTCGTCACCTGGAAGTACGGTTTCTCCTTCGCACTGATCACCTTGGCCGTGATCGCCGCCGGGAAGCGCCGGATGTACGTGTTGTATTGCTGCGCGGCCTGGTTGTAATCTCCGCGCGCGACCGCAATGCGATTCTCGGTTCCCGTCAACTCATCCTGCAGCCTCAAAAAACTCTGATCGGCCTTGAGCTGCGGATACGCCTCGGCCACCGCAAAGAGTCTGCCTAACCCGGACGTGAGTTGGGCATTGGCGTTGGCCATCTGCTGCGGATCGTGCGTCTGAATCGCGCCTACGAGGCCGGACCGCGCCGTGGCAACCTCGTTGAAAACCTGTTCCTCGTGCTGCGCGTATCCCTTCACCGTGCTCACGAGGTTGGGAATCAGGTCGGCGCGGCGTTGTAGCTGCACCTCGATCTGACCCTGAGTAGCCTTCGCCTGTTCGTCCAGCGTCTGGATCGTGTTGTAGCCACACCCGGCCAACAGCGGCACGAAGCACAGCGCGAGCAACCGCATTCGCATCCGTAACCTCCGAGCAAAGCGTCCCTCGAATGGTATAGTCACGCCGGCCTGAAGCTCAACTGCACGATGTACTTTCCGGGCTTTACGGCGCCCGACGTCGGTTTCCACGCGCGCGCCGCCTTCTCATCCAGGCACTGGTTCACCGACTTCCCCGCCTTCGATGACCACGTGTCCGCCTTCACTCGCGCATCGCTGACGCCGCTCGATCCCACCGTCACCAGCATCGCCACGCCCCCCTGCAATCGTGGATCCACCTTCTGCCCGAATTCCTGATAGCAGAACTGCGAGAACGATTGCTCGCGCTCCACCACCTCGATCAACGCGGGCGGCGCCGGCGGAATCGGCTTCTCAGCCAACTGCGGCTTGGGCGGCGTGAAGGTGTCGGGCGCCGCGGCGGGAATCGCACTCTGCACGGAATCCAGGTTCATCGGCGTCGTGTCCTGCGCGATCGGCGGCGGCGTCGCCTGCTTCTTGTCGTGCGAACACGCGGCAACCAGAACAACAGCCGCGGCAGCGAGCATGCGTCGCATCATCCAGCTCCTTGTTTATCCAGATAGACAACCAATTGATGTGCCCCGGCCAGATAGGCCGAGAGCACCGTTGGGACGTCGTCCTTGGTGAGGTGCTGCGTGCCTCGCACGTGTTGAACGACGCGCACGAATGCGTCAGTCGACACGCCGGTGGACTGCGCCACGTGCCGCGACAGCACCTCGTAGTCAGTGGACGGAGTTTCCCCCCGGTCGCGTAACACCGCGCGAAAAATCACCATGAAGGTGCTCAGGCTCGCCTCGAGCAATTCGAGCAGCCGCTTCCGATCGCCGCCCGTCGCGAGAATCCCCTGACGCAGCTGTAACAACTTCCCCATGGCTTCGCGCTCGAGCTGCTTCCGCAGATCCTTTCTGTCGACGCGAATTCCCGAAAACGGATCCGCGCCGAACAGCACGCGATTTCGTTCGAGGATGTCGGCGTACTCCATGGCAAACACGTCGGACGACGAGCGCCACTCATCTTCCGTGAGCGTGAGCGGCGGAGGATGTCCCGCCTCGGACCAGGCGCGCGCGATGGCCGCTTCGCGCTCGAGCAGCGGCAGATCCAGCGACCGAACGAGCACGAGCACGTTGAGATCCGAACGCTTTGCAATGTGCTCGCCCGCAGCCGCCGAGCCATAGAGCACGACGGCCCGCAGCCCGTCGCCAAATGCCTTCTGCAGCTGCTCCACCAGTTGTTCGAGTGTCATCTTCGCCATGTGCGCCTCACCAGCTCGAGCCACCGCCACCACCACCGAAGCCGCCACCGCCCCCGAATCCGCCGAATCCTCCGCCTCCTCCGCCAAAGCCGCCGCCTCCACCACCCCATCCGCCGCGACCGCCGCCCATGCCGCTCAAAAACAAGAGCGGAAGACATCCGCCGCACCCGCGTCCGCGCGACAGCGACGAGACCAGCACGACGAACACCAGAATCAGAAAGAAGGCGACGATCGGCGGAAATCCGTTGTTCGCACCCCTGCTCGTGCTCACCGGTTCCGGAGGCGCGAGCGTCGTGTCGAGCGTGAAGTGGTATTCGCCGGCAAACTTTTGCGCGACCTGATACGTCAACTGCTCGATGCCGCTCGCGTAGTCGCGCTGCTTGAAGAAGTCGACCGCCGACCGGCACATGTCGCCCGCATCAGCGTCGGTGATGAAGCCTTCCGCGCCGTACCCCGTCCCGACATAGCACTGGCCGCGGCCGCTCGAGTTGGTCTCCTTCGGGACCACCAAGATGATGACACCCGTGTTGCGCGTCGGATCGCCCGGCTTGCCGAACTTGCCGACCTTCCACGTGCGACCAATTTGCAGCGCGACTTGATTCGGGTCGTTCTGGCCGATGTCCGGCAGCGTGACGACGACGATTTCGCCGCCGGACTTCGTGCGGACGTCGTCGATGATCCGCTGGATTTGCTGCTGGCTCGCCTGCGGAATGATGTTGGCGAAGTCGTTCACGTAGCCCGTGGGCGCCGGGAGCTGCAGCGCCTGCGCGACGACGAGCGCACTCACCAGCCGCCGCGGGAACACTCTCGACCACACCGTCAGATCTGCCTCCTGTGTCGCGCCGCGCCCGTTAGGCAGCCGGTCGCGGCAGCCCGGGCGCTCCGGCGGCTACTTGCTGAATACGAACGAGAAGCTGTACGTGCCGCCGCCCTGGTCGGACGACGGGAAGTGCCAGCCCAGAATCTTCTGCTTGATGCAGGCTTCCGTTTCCGCAGAGCCTGCGCCAGACCACGTG containing:
- a CDS encoding M23 family metallopeptidase; the encoded protein is MFVPRWTPILAAVDGTVDWISTSRPKKGKGYELLLRGDDGNLYFYAHLNNDDPGTRDNDAPPRYAYARGLKNGDRVLAGDVVGYVGDSGDAEAAGPHLH
- a CDS encoding TPM domain-containing protein, giving the protein MWSRVFPRRLVSALVVAQALQLPAPTGYVNDFANIIPQASQQQIQRIIDDVRTKSGGEIVVVTLPDIGQNDPNQVALQIGRTWKVGKFGKPGDPTRNTGVIILVVPKETNSSGRGQCYVGTGYGAEGFITDADAGDMCRSAVDFFKQRDYASGIEQLTYQVAQKFAGEYHFTLDTTLAPPEPVSTSRGANNGFPPIVAFFLILVFVVLVSSLSRGRGCGGCLPLLFLSGMGGGRGGWGGGGGGFGGGGGGFGGFGGGGGFGGGGGGSSW
- a CDS encoding LemA family protein; this translates as MRMRLLALCFVPLLAGCGYNTIQTLDEQAKATQGQIEVQLQRRADLIPNLVSTVKGYAQHEEQVFNEVATARSGLVGAIQTHDPQQMANANAQLTSGLGRLFAVAEAYPQLKADQSFLRLQDELTGTENRIAVARGDYNQAAQQYNTYIRRFPAAITAKVISAKEKPYFQVTNPGAREVPKVDFSNPAPAGSTSKPQP
- a CDS encoding nucleotidyltransferase domain-containing protein → MAKMTLEQLVEQLQKAFGDGLRAVVLYGSAAAGEHIAKRSDLNVLVLVRSLDLPLLEREAAIARAWSEAGHPPPLTLTEDEWRSSSDVFAMEYADILERNRVLFGADPFSGIRVDRKDLRKQLEREAMGKLLQLRQGILATGGDRKRLLELLEASLSTFMVIFRAVLRDRGETPSTDYEVLSRHVAQSTGVSTDAFVRVVQHVRGTQHLTKDDVPTVLSAYLAGAHQLVVYLDKQGAG